A genomic stretch from Bacillus sp. N1-1 includes:
- the cyoE gene encoding heme o synthase: MSKARTAYEASNRVMEPGPLSEANPSGTWKDFLTLTKLGIVFDNLITAFTGLWVASVAAGFDLFANPMVLILTMLGTAFVVAGGTSLNNYIDRDIDQVMARTNTRPSVTGKIPANQVLFVGLGLAIAGTIMLLIVEPMAALLGLLGLVIYVVLYTMWTKRTTSLNTVVGSFSGALPPLIGWAAIDPNLSPVAWGMFLIMFIWQPPHFLALAMKRVDDYRDAGIPMLPVVAGFPMTKRQIVLYTAALVPVSLLLYSFGPVYITVAAILGFGWLAIGIAGFFMKDDIKWARIMFVYSLNYITILFIVMIAVNINP; this comes from the coding sequence TTGAGTAAAGCTAGAACTGCATATGAAGCTTCGAACCGCGTTATGGAACCAGGTCCTTTATCAGAGGCAAATCCGTCTGGTACTTGGAAAGATTTCTTAACACTTACGAAATTAGGGATTGTGTTTGATAATTTAATCACCGCATTTACTGGACTATGGGTTGCCTCAGTTGCTGCAGGATTTGATCTATTCGCTAATCCAATGGTACTTATTCTTACGATGTTGGGAACAGCTTTTGTTGTTGCTGGGGGCACGTCGTTGAATAATTACATTGACCGTGATATTGATCAGGTGATGGCGAGAACAAACACACGTCCATCTGTAACCGGTAAAATTCCAGCAAACCAGGTATTATTTGTAGGTCTCGGGCTAGCCATAGCTGGAACGATCATGTTGCTAATCGTTGAACCGATGGCGGCATTGTTAGGTCTATTAGGGCTAGTAATCTACGTTGTGCTCTATACAATGTGGACAAAACGGACAACTTCATTAAATACGGTTGTGGGCTCGTTTTCTGGTGCACTTCCGCCACTTATTGGTTGGGCGGCAATCGACCCAAACTTAAGCCCGGTAGCATGGGGAATGTTCTTGATTATGTTTATCTGGCAGCCGCCTCACTTCCTTGCACTTGCGATGAAGCGGGTTGATGATTATCGAGATGCTGGAATTCCAATGTTGCCAGTTGTGGCAGGATTTCCAATGACAAAGCGCCAAATTGTATTATATACGGCTGCACTTGTGCCAGTTTCCCTATTGCTTTACAGCTTTGGGCCAGTATATATTACCGTGGCAGCCATTCTTGGTTTCGGCTGGCTCGCGATTGGAATAGCAGGATTTTTTATGAAGGATGATATAAAATGGGCGCGAATTATGTTTGTATACTCGCTCAACTATATTACAATCCTATTTATTGTTATGATTGCTGTAAATATTAATCCTTAA
- the coxB gene encoding cytochrome c oxidase subunit II yields MKRWRNVWRFLPLLSVIALALTGCGNEQLTAMLPKGEGAEMQFNLMMLSLYIMIGVFVVVALIYTVVLVRFRRRGESDNEIPEQTEGNVVLEILWTVVPIILLLILAVPTVMTTFALDEGTEKVPEGATVIKVTAHQYWWEFEYPDLEVKTSQDLHIPTGERVYFELVSKDVIHSFWVPTLGGKMDTNTATTNKMWLNAQEPGTYYGKCAELCGPSHALMDFKVIAQEKEDFEAWAEKMKEAGSQAASDQAAQGEEIFANSCIGCHAVGSEGGNTGPNLTNFGDREKVAGILDHTDKNIKDWISNPSEYKPGNNMPAFGDQLNDEELDALVVYLQGLKVEE; encoded by the coding sequence ATGAAACGTTGGAGAAATGTTTGGCGTTTTTTACCACTGCTATCGGTAATTGCGTTAGCGCTTACGGGTTGCGGGAACGAACAGCTAACAGCTATGCTTCCTAAGGGAGAAGGGGCTGAAATGCAATTTAATCTCATGATGTTAAGCCTTTACATCATGATCGGGGTTTTCGTTGTAGTAGCACTCATTTATACAGTTGTGCTTGTTCGTTTCAGACGACGTGGTGAAAGCGACAATGAAATTCCAGAGCAAACGGAAGGTAACGTAGTTCTTGAGATTCTATGGACAGTCGTTCCGATTATTCTTCTTTTGATCCTTGCCGTACCGACAGTTATGACGACGTTTGCATTGGATGAAGGAACTGAAAAAGTCCCTGAAGGTGCAACCGTTATCAAGGTAACAGCACACCAATACTGGTGGGAATTTGAATATCCGGATCTTGAAGTCAAAACGTCTCAGGATTTACACATCCCAACTGGGGAAAGAGTTTATTTTGAACTCGTTTCCAAGGATGTGATCCATTCATTTTGGGTACCTACTCTAGGTGGGAAAATGGATACGAACACAGCTACAACGAACAAAATGTGGCTGAATGCTCAGGAACCTGGTACATATTATGGTAAGTGTGCTGAGCTATGTGGACCATCACACGCATTGATGGACTTTAAAGTAATTGCTCAAGAAAAAGAAGACTTTGAAGCCTGGGCAGAAAAAATGAAAGAAGCCGGTTCACAGGCAGCTTCTGATCAAGCAGCTCAAGGGGAAGAAATTTTCGCGAACAGTTGTATTGGATGTCACGCTGTAGGTAGTGAAGGCGGTAACACGGGTCCGAACTTAACAAACTTTGGAGATCGTGAAAAAGTCGCTGGAATTCTTGATCATACAGATAAGAACATCAAAGACTGGATCAGCAATCCATCAGAATACAAGCCGGGTAATAACATGCCTGCGTTTGGCGATCAGCTAAATGATGAAGAACTTGATGCTTTAGTTGTTTACTTGCAAGGACTAAAAGTTGAAGAATAG